A part of Streptomyces sp. NBC_01235 genomic DNA contains:
- a CDS encoding SMP-30/gluconolactonase/LRE family protein — MQQQRQHTARRSASSARRFLNKNVGIALAVTATAAVLVSAPSASAWTGHSYSGSVVTDVTTAATFDYAAGEIPENITANPDGSVTLSLLGSCAVCQRTHGPQLMRISASGQRTVLATGQVGEAISGNTRGSDGTVYYSVWAPGNAARNGLYKLLPDGTPQRIAALPADSGPNGLAIDSAGRTLYIADSLKGIIWSVPVSGGSATPWLTDAALAPVPTEALPIGASGLRFHNGALWVSNFNKGTLLRVPVTGTGAAGPIRLVTGGLPNIDDFSFLTPWSDVVFAAQNGSSSQNGADRVVVVYPNGTYKPVLTSADGLASPSATAVRGNRLYITDGGVPEPHDPKLQTARINFPALLAAAAH; from the coding sequence CTGGCGGTCACCGCGACGGCGGCCGTCCTGGTCTCGGCGCCGTCCGCGTCCGCATGGACGGGACACTCGTACAGCGGATCCGTTGTCACCGACGTAACGACCGCGGCGACGTTCGACTACGCCGCCGGCGAGATCCCCGAGAACATCACCGCCAACCCCGACGGCTCAGTGACCCTGTCCCTGCTCGGCAGTTGCGCGGTGTGCCAGCGCACCCATGGGCCGCAGCTGATGCGTATCTCCGCGTCCGGACAGCGCACGGTGCTCGCCACCGGGCAGGTGGGTGAGGCGATCAGCGGCAACACCCGTGGCAGTGACGGCACCGTCTACTACAGCGTGTGGGCCCCGGGCAACGCGGCCAGGAACGGCCTGTACAAGCTGCTTCCGGACGGTACCCCTCAGCGCATCGCCGCTCTGCCCGCCGACTCGGGCCCCAACGGGCTGGCCATCGACTCGGCCGGACGCACCCTCTACATCGCGGACAGCCTGAAGGGCATCATCTGGTCCGTTCCGGTCTCGGGCGGATCGGCGACCCCGTGGCTGACCGACGCCGCTCTGGCGCCGGTGCCGACCGAAGCCCTGCCGATCGGCGCCAGCGGGCTCAGGTTCCACAACGGCGCGCTGTGGGTCAGCAACTTCAACAAGGGCACACTGCTGCGGGTACCGGTCACCGGCACCGGCGCGGCCGGTCCCATCCGCCTGGTCACGGGCGGCCTGCCCAACATCGACGATTTCAGCTTCCTGACCCCCTGGTCCGATGTGGTGTTCGCGGCGCAGAACGGCTCCTCCTCGCAGAACGGTGCGGACAGGGTCGTAGTGGTCTACCCGAACGGCACCTACAAGCCCGTCCTGACCAGCGCGGACGGTCTCGCCTCGCCCTCCGCCACCGCGGTCCGCGGCAACCGGCTGTACATCACCGACGGCGGGGTCCCCGAGCCCCACGACCCGAAACTGCAGACCGCCAGGATCAACTTCCCTGCTCTCCTCGCAGCCGCGGCACACTGA
- a CDS encoding alpha/beta hydrolase → MGVSPEAHQFAEFLSSVSAKSSTPGLDLAVIRDIVDSNHKASTEPEGVTYAEVDANGVPALWAIPEGADPDRALLHFHFGGSVTASMHSDRKAAGHIAKAAGARSLVVDFRLAPEHPYPAQLDDAETAYRWLLSQGYEPRNIGSTGHSIGGTLAVMLPLRLLAKGEATPGAIVSVSPWTDLTIQNASVDENEDNDKMLSRNTLELFRGAWLQDPAVDFADPAISIANADPTGLPPTTVHYGEYETLADDGAQLGRRLADFKVTSEVHPLSEGQHSFVLGAGRVPEVDQAIQQMGQWLRKHLGA, encoded by the coding sequence GTGGGAGTAAGCCCAGAGGCACACCAGTTCGCGGAGTTCCTCTCGAGTGTGAGTGCGAAGTCGTCGACACCCGGCCTCGACCTGGCCGTCATCCGCGACATCGTCGACTCGAACCACAAGGCGTCGACCGAGCCGGAAGGCGTCACCTACGCCGAAGTGGACGCGAACGGCGTCCCTGCTCTGTGGGCCATCCCCGAGGGCGCCGACCCCGACCGGGCGCTGCTCCACTTCCACTTCGGTGGATCCGTCACCGCCTCCATGCACTCGGACCGCAAGGCCGCGGGCCACATCGCGAAGGCGGCCGGCGCCCGCTCCCTCGTCGTGGACTTCCGCCTGGCGCCCGAACACCCCTACCCGGCGCAGCTCGACGATGCCGAGACGGCCTACCGGTGGCTGCTCTCGCAGGGCTATGAGCCGCGGAACATCGGCAGCACGGGCCACTCGATCGGCGGCACTCTCGCGGTGATGCTCCCGCTGCGTCTGCTCGCGAAGGGCGAGGCGACCCCGGGCGCGATCGTCAGCGTCTCGCCGTGGACCGACCTCACCATCCAGAACGCGTCGGTGGACGAGAACGAAGACAACGACAAGATGCTCAGCAGGAACACCCTCGAGCTCTTCCGAGGAGCCTGGCTGCAGGACCCCGCGGTGGACTTCGCCGACCCCGCGATCAGCATCGCGAACGCCGATCCGACCGGCCTGCCCCCCACGACCGTCCACTACGGCGAGTACGAGACCCTCGCCGACGACGGCGCCCAGCTCGGCCGCCGCCTCGCGGACTTCAAGGTCACCTCCGAAGTCCACCCGCTGTCCGAAGGGCAGCACTCGTTCGTCCTGGGCGCCGGGCGCGTACCCGAGGTGGACCAGGCGATCCAGCAGATGGGGCAGTGGCTCCGCAAGCACCTCGGCGCGTAA
- a CDS encoding TetR/AcrR family transcriptional regulator, whose translation MVRYAKEHKQETRQRIITTAGRRLKRNGIDGSGVATLMKDAGLTNGTFYAYFDSKDELIATAVADQMRAQHENIVAQAAPGRTGLEQMIRWYFSTEQRDSVEDGCPNAALLDEIGRSTDPTRQAYTDGALVLVDGFAARLAPHDPPSARLKSLSLLGMMAGTLQLSRALTDRQLADELLEQGIRNALALLDAEQHN comes from the coding sequence ATAGTGCGGTACGCGAAAGAACACAAGCAGGAGACAAGGCAACGGATCATCACGACGGCCGGCCGCCGGCTCAAGCGCAACGGCATCGACGGCTCCGGAGTAGCCACGCTCATGAAGGACGCGGGACTGACCAACGGCACCTTCTACGCCTACTTCGACTCCAAGGACGAACTCATCGCCACCGCGGTCGCCGACCAGATGCGCGCACAGCACGAAAACATCGTCGCGCAGGCGGCACCCGGCCGCACCGGACTCGAACAGATGATTCGCTGGTACTTCTCCACCGAGCAGCGCGACAGCGTCGAGGACGGCTGCCCCAACGCCGCCCTGCTCGACGAGATCGGACGCTCCACGGATCCCACCAGGCAGGCGTACACCGACGGCGCGCTGGTCCTCGTCGACGGCTTCGCCGCCCGCCTGGCACCCCATGACCCACCGTCGGCGCGTCTGAAGTCACTCAGCCTCCTCGGCATGATGGCCGGGACCCTGCAACTCTCCCGTGCCCTGACCGACCGGCAACTCGCCGACGAACTCCTCGAACAGGGCATCCGCAACGCCCTGGCACTGCTGGATGCCGAGCAGCACAACTGA
- a CDS encoding AMP-binding protein translates to MDARRLFRRTSVGAMWAILILRQVWYGSSSGVLAETASGLGRSGCTDLLVRWAAHEPDLTLQVVKPGGETQRRHRGVVRRARALVVRAVRETVHGDHAPEESPCRRPDRDPERALAFGGTIVMQPRFEARSTLRLVLDHDVTFFAGVPTMYWGLLAALDDRVDVACLAANLRVAVAGGSALPAEIHKQFKAGP, encoded by the coding sequence ATGGATGCGAGGAGGCTCTTCCGGCGTACATCGGTGGGCGCGATGTGGGCGATCCTGATCCTGCGCCAGGTCTGGTACGGCTCGTCCTCGGGAGTGCTTGCGGAGACTGCATCTGGTCTGGGTCGAAGCGGTTGTACCGACCTCCTGGTCCGCTGGGCCGCCCACGAGCCTGACCTCACCCTTCAGGTGGTGAAACCAGGTGGCGAAACGCAGCGACGCCACAGGGGTGTCGTTCGCCGTGCCCGTGCGCTCGTCGTGAGGGCGGTACGCGAAACCGTCCACGGCGACCATGCCCCCGAGGAGTCTCCATGCCGTCGGCCAGACCGTGACCCAGAACGCGCTCTCGCCTTCGGTGGCACGATCGTGATGCAGCCGAGGTTTGAGGCGCGGTCAACCCTGCGTCTCGTGCTCGACCACGACGTGACGTTCTTCGCCGGCGTCCCGACGATGTACTGGGGTCTTCTCGCCGCCCTCGACGACAGGGTCGACGTCGCCTGCCTGGCCGCCAATCTTCGCGTTGCGGTGGCCGGTGGCTCAGCGCTGCCCGCCGAGATCCACAAGCAGTTCAAGGCCGGCCCATAG